From a single Rosa rugosa chromosome 7, drRosRugo1.1, whole genome shotgun sequence genomic region:
- the LOC133723527 gene encoding MLO-like protein 12, producing MADQRKGSLEDTPTWAVSVFALFIFVLSFIIDDGLHRLTKFLKGRRRKSLNRALKKFKTEMMQLGFVSLLLTLSEVPISNICVSQVVANSFLPCEYPLDSTTVSSAAQLPASNTNFSKEVTTQTYCEAKGLVSLVSREGILQLNIFIAVLAVFHVLYCILTMFLGMAKMRKWNEWEDETQTLNYQILNDPRRFQHTHQTPFGKRHLKIWSKHPLLLWPVCFARQFGGSVSKVDYMTLRNGFIVANIKEGSSFNFLNFLARAFDDDFEQVVGIKFWIWIFSILFIFFNAHVFYNYYWLPFIPLLIVLLVGTKLQVVITKMCAESCKKNPVIRGSFKVELNNDLFWFGQPHWLLHLLQFVLIQNSFQLAFLTWSWIEYGQSSCFNRRTKDVIIKSTMGIFVQLICGYVTLPLYALVNQMGSGMRKAVFTELVVDGLKNWHKNARHRLSKNGSTTSRKSSNSAHFYSTDDSSILDNECSYKTPNPTIVRSSSSTSEIIEEQVPPGLTPKNGSSTSKSSNYAQFYSTDDSSIPDNECSYKTPHPTIVRSSSSTSEIIEEHVPPGLTPNLDTTSLPTQEITRDEEKPNIINKIIYDGEISFGSSWKLKLESISKRSGEITSIIEEEVNFDQ from the exons atggccgACCAGAGGAAAGGTAGCCTTGAAGATACACCAACATGGGCTGTATCAGTATTTGCTTTGTTTATCTTCGTGCTATCCTTTATAATCGATGATGGTCTTCATCGTCTAACGAAG TTTCTTaaaggaaggagaagaaaatccCTGAATAGGGCTTTGAAGAAGTTCAAAACAG AAATGATGCAACTGGGTTTCGTATCACTGCTTCTTACTCTGTCGGAAGTACCAATATCGAATATCTGTGTCTCTCAAGTTGTGGCAAACTCTTTTCTTCCCTGTGAATATCCCCTGGATTCAACTACTGTCTCATCAGCCGCACAACTTCCAGCTTCAAATACCAACTTCTCTAAGGAAGTCACCACTCAAACTTACTGCGAGGCAAAG GGGTTGGTTTCTCTAGTGTCAAGGGAAGGAATCCTGCAGCTAAACATCTTTATAGCCGTCTTGGCAGTGTTTCATGTTCTCTACTGCATCTTAACTATGTTTCTTGGGATGGCCAAG ATGAGAAAATGGAATGAATGGGAGGATGAAACTCAGACACTAAATTATCAGATTCTTAATG ATCCAAGGAGGTTCCAGCACACCCATCAAACTCCTTTTGGGAAACGACATCTAAAGATCTGGAGTAAACACCCTCTCCTGCTATGGCCT GTTTGTTTTGCTCGGCAGTTTGGTGGCTCAGTATCAAAAGTAGATTACATGACTCTGCGAAATGGTTTCATTGTG GCCAACATCAAAGAAGGTAGCAGCTTCAATTTCCTGAACTTCCTTGCTAGAGCTTTCGATGACGATTTTGAGCAAGTGGTTGGAATCAA GTTTTGGATTTGGATCTTTTCAATTCTATTCATTTTTTTCAATGCTCATG TGTTCTACAACTATTATTGGCTACCATTCATTCCCTTACTG ATTGTTCTACTCGTGGGAACAAAGCTGCAAGTCGTGATAACTAAAATGTGCGCGGAGAGTTGTAAGAAGAATCCTGTGATTCGCGGAAGCTTTAAGGTGGAGCTCAATAATGATTTATTCTGGTTTGGTCAACCCCATTGGCTTCTTCATCTCCTACAGTTTGTCCTAATCCAG AACTCGTTTCAGCTGGCTTTCTTGACCTGGAGTTGG ATTGAGTATGGCCAAAGTTCATGCTTTAATCGAAGAACAAAAGATGTTATCATAAAGAGTACTATGGGAATTTTTGTGCAGTTGATTTGTGGTTATGTAACCCTCCCTCTTTATGCACTGGTTAACCAG ATGGGGTCTGGCATGAGGAAAGCAGTATTTACCGAGCTCGTAGTTGATGGCCTAAAAAACTGGCACAAGAATGCAAGACACAGACTATCGAAGAATGGATCCACTACTTCAAGGAAATCATCAAATTCTGCACATTTTTATTCAACAGATGACTCCTCAATTCTAGACAATGAATGTAGCTACAAAACTCCTAATCCTACCATCGTGAGAAGCTCTTCTTCTACCTCCGAGATAATTGAAGAGCAGGTTCCACCCGGTTTAACTCCGAAGAATGGATCCAGTACTTCAAAATCATCAAATTATGCACAATTTTATTCAACTGATGACTCCTCAATTCCAGACAATGAATGTAGCTACAAAACTCCTCATCCCACCATCGTGAGAAGCTCTTCTTCTACCTCCGAAATAATTGAAGAGCACGTTCCACCCGGTTTAACTCCAAACCTGGATACTACAAGTTTACCAACTCAAGAAATCACCAGAGACGAAGAGAAACCCAACATCATCAACAAAATAATCTATGACGGTGAGATCTCATTTGGGAGTAGTTGGAAATTAAAGCTGGAGAGCATTAGCAAGAGAAGTGGAGAAATCACTTCAATAATTGAAGAAGAAGTTAACTTCGATCAGTGA